In Chlamydia gallinacea 08-1274/3, the sequence CTTCGGAGTTGCTTGTGCTTTAAACCGAGTCAATCCTCAGGTAGTTCAAATACAAAGAACACGACAATATGAAACGGTAATTGAAGCATTTGCTACCCTAGGATGCGGTCCCCACATATCTATAACTCCTGATTTTCAATTCTATATCCATCCAGCATTAAGAACAAATAAGCGTTCTGTGACTGTATACGGTATACGAGCTAACTTTTCTACTTAACTTTTTCAATAGGAGAGCACCTATGCAACAAGGAACACGCTATCCCACTCTAGCTTTTCACACAGGAGGGACCGGAGAATCTGACGATGGGATTCCCCCACAACCGTTTGAAACTTTTTGCTACGATTCTGCTTTATTACAAGCGAAAATTGAAAATTTCAATGTTGTTCCTTATACCTCCGTATTACCTAAAGAACTATTTGGGAATATTGTTCCCGTAGATCAATGTGTAAAATCTTTCAAACATGGGGCTGTCCTTGAAGTTATCATGGCAGGACATGGAGCAGATACCACAAGCGGAACTCATGCAATTGCTACTGGCATAGGTATTTGTTGGGGACAAGATAAAGATGGGAATCTTATTGGAGGTTGGGCTGCGGAGTATGTAGAATTTTTCCCTACATGGATAAATGATGAAATTGCAGAATCCCATGCAAAAATGTGGTTGAAAAAATCTCTTCAACACGAATTAGATTTACGTTCCGTTGTGAAACATAGTGAATTTCAATATTTTCATAACTATATCAACATTAAGAAAAAATATGGATTTTCATTAACCGCACTAGGATTTCTAAACTTTGAATATGCAGATCCCGTTACCATTAAGTAAGGAGAGTTCATGATTTCCTACAAAAAGAACTCTAAGAAAAATCTAGGGATTCTTGCCTTAGCAGGTATGGTAGTGAGTTCCATGATTGGAGGAGGGATTTTCAGTCTTCCTCAAAATATGTCAGCTTCATCAGGAGCAGGAGCCATTATTTTCGCATGGATTCTTACAGGCATAGGCATGTTCTTTCTCGCCAATACTTTTAAAATTCTTGCCTTAGTACGTCCTGATCTAACTACAGGAATCTACATGTATAGTCGTGAGGGTTTCGGTCCTTATATAGGATTTACTATCGGTTGGGGATACTGGCTTTGTCAGATATTTGGTAATGTGGGTTATGCTGTCATGACCATGGACGCTCTTAATTACTTCTTCCCTCCCTATTTCCAAGGAGGAAACACTCCTCTTGCCATTTTAGGAGGGTCAGTCCTGATCTGGGTATTCAATTTCATCGTCCTTAAAGGTGTTCGTCAAGCTTCATTCATCAATATTATTGGAACTATATGTAAATTGGTTCCACTAATTATTTTTATAATTATTACTGCTTTCTTTTTTAAATTATCCATTTTCAAAACTGACTTCTGGGGAAATACAGCAACAGCGACGCAACCTGCATTAGGCCCAATTTCTAGCCAATTAAAAAGCACCATGCTTGTTACTTTATGGGCATTTATTGGTATTGAAGGGGCTGTTGTCATGTCTGACAGAGCACAAAGTGCTTCTGATGTTGGGAAAGCCACCCTGCTAGGATTCTTAGGATGTTTATGCATTTACATCTTACTCTCTCTACTACCTTTCGGCTCCTTATCTCAATACCAACTATCCCGAATTCCTAATCCTTCTACAGCCGGGATACTCCATATCCTCGTAGGAAAATGGGGAGAAGTGTTGATGAATATTGGCTTGCTCATAGCTATATTATCTAGTTGGCTATCTTGGACAATGATTGTGGCTGAAATTCCCTATTCTGCAGCAAAAAATGGAACCTTCCCTGAAGTCTTTGCTTTAGAGAATGCTTATCACTCTCCTAAGGTATCCCTATATGTGACTAGTGCTCTAATGCAAATCGTCATGCTGCTCGTTTACTTTTCTGCAGATGCTTGGAATACTATGCTGAGCATCACGGGAGTTATGGTTCTCCCTGCCTACCTCTCTAGTGCAGCTTTCTTAGTGAAGTTTAGTCGAAATAAGGATTACCCTAAGAAAAGTCCCATAAAATCTAGAGCAGCAATGTTTACAGGAATGATTGGAGTTCTTTATTCCATCTGGCTTTTATATGCTGGAGGTTTGGATTACTTATTGATGGCCATTATTCTTTTAGCTTTAGGAATTCCTTTTTACATAGAATCTGGGAAAAAGAATCATCATGCAAAAACTTTTTTTTCAAAAAAAGAAATCGTAAAAATCACAATCATTACGTTGCTTGCTTTACTAGCAATATTTCTATTTTCTACGGGGAAAATTCGTTTTTAATTCCCTATTCCTCCAGAGAAGGGAGATTCTCTCCCCTCTCATTTCCTTTTGCTTATATTCCCCTCTGTTCTTTAATGCGCTATTCTCTTATTCTCAGGAAAGAAGATGGGAAAAATTGGACTTAGCCCCTAAGTAAGGTAAATCTATGCGTATAGCGGTTTTAGGAGCAGGATATGCAGGGCTTTCTGTAACCTGGCATTTACTACTGCACTCTCAAGGAACAGCCACTATCGATCTTTTTGATCCTGTTCCTATAAGCCTGGGAGCCTCGGGATTATCCTCAGGCCTTCTTCATGCCTTTACAGGGAAGAAAGCCATTAAACCTCCTCATGCGGACTTAGGAATTACCACGACACACAGCCTAATTACAGAAGCTAGCAAAGCTTTGAATATTCCTATTGTCCTGTCGAATGGCATTATTCGTCCTGCTAGGGATGGAGAACAAGCAGAGATATTCATGAAACGAGCAGAGGAATTCCCTCTTGAATTAGAGTGGTGGGAACAAGCCCGCTGTGAAATGACAGTACCCGGCATGGTTGCCCATCTAGGTGCTCTATTTATTAAAAATGGAATCACGATTAATAATCATGCGTATATTCACGGTCTTTGGGATGCTTGTGCAAATCTTGGAACACAATTTTATGATGAGCTAATTGAAAATCTTGAAGACATTCGAGAATTTTACGACCACATTATTATCACTCCCGGAGCTAATGCACAAAATCTTCCTGAACTCCAGCATCTTCCCTTATCCAGTGTTAAAGGACAAATTGTGGAAATCTCTTGGCCTCAAGATATTCCCGTGCCACAATTCAGCATTAATGGTCATAAATATATCGTAGCTAATACAGAAAAACATACGTGTATCTTAGGAGCCACTTTTGAACATAACCAACCCGAAGCAGTTCCTGATCATACAGTTGCTTATAACGACATTATGCCCCCCGTACTCTCTCTATTCCCCGGTTTGCAAAACGCAGAAATATTAAATTACTATGCAGGCATGCGCTCGTCAAGTGCTACGCGCCTACCCATTATTAGCCGAATAAAAGACAACCTTTGGTTTTTAGGTGGATTAGGATCCAAAGGTCTCCTTTATCACGGACTTACTGGAGATATGCTTGCTCAGGCAGTATTAAAACAATCCACAGCCTATATTGCTAAGGAATTCCTCTTTACTTCTTCGTAAGAGCTTTATTTGCCGGCATGTGTTTAGCCACATAAAAATCAAATGAAAAATTAAAGAAAAATGCTACAGCCGGAGTCAAAATAAACGCTACAGGAATAATCAAAACCAGTATCTCTACTAAAAATGCTCTCGTATGTATATCAGACAAACCAACTAAATATGACATCAAATAAAAAGAATCTAATGCTAACCAACTACTCAATACTAAAGGAAGCGCAGCTATAATAAATCCCAGACACTGATTTAAAATATTGCCATAAAAACAATGAATCAACTTCATATAGTCCGTGCTGTCTTGATCATTAAGAGCCGGAATACAGAAAAATAAAGAAACAAAAGCTCCTAAAAATAACAATATCAAAACCGTGGACGCTATATAAGGAACAAAAATAAATAATGTGTGGAAACACTTCCCAATCCAGGGTAATGAACTTAAAAATGCAGAAAATACAATAATAGCACTAATAACAACCATGCCAAGGAAAAATGGCATAGATACTAATAAAGAAAGCCATAAAGACCTCCAGTTACTATAAAATGCCTTCCTGAGTTTCCCTATTTCTCCAAGAGACTCTTGTTTTAAAAGAGAATGCACAATCACTGCAGAAGCACAAATAATACTAAAAGAAGAAAAAAAGGAACCTAAGCCTAATGTAGGTAATGAAAGGTCGTGAGCAATATGTGCGCATAACTTTAATAACACGGCAAAAACAATACCAAAACAACATAGGCTAGAAAAAATAAAAAAGAACCTCTGTTTATTAAAAATTTTCTTAAAAGCATTTTGGCTTAAAACATCAAAAGGCTGCGTCATAATCACCCCATAAAAGCACTCTATAACAAAGATACACTAGATTTTTCTTGAAGAATCTCATCTAAAGATATTTGAATTTTATTTTTTATAAAGGCGTCCCAAGGCAATCCAGGAATAATTTCATAATCACCAGAAGGTAACATACGACATGGGAAGCCAAAAACGACATCTTCAGGAATGCCATAAGGATTATAATCAGAACAGACACCAGAAGAAAACCATTCCCCATCTTGAGGTTGAAAAATAGAACGTGCCGCCTCGGCCAATGCACGTGCTGCTGACGCTGCTGAAGACTTACCTCGAGCTTCAATAACAGCACTTCCTCGATTTTGAATAGAAGGAAGCATAATATTTTCTAACCAATCACGATCATTAATGACCTCAACAGCTGGACGACCAGAAATTAGTGCCTGAGTAAAGTCTGGAACCTGTTTAGCTGAATGATTTCCCCAAATAACAGCATGAGAAACTTCATCCAAGGAAACTTCGGCACGATGTGCCAATGCAGAATGCATACGATTTTGATCTAAACGCAACATAGCATGAAAGTTCTTCCTACTTAATTTTGGAGCATGACTCATAGCAATCCAACAGTTAGTATTCACAGGATTGCCAACAACAAAAACTTTTGCACTACGCTTAGCAGAAGTATTTAATACAGAGCCTTGAATAGAAAAAATTTCCCCATTTTTCTTCAAAAGGTCCGAACGTTCCATACCAGGACCACGAGGAGCTGCTCCAATAAGAAATGCAACGTCAATACCATCAAAAGCATCTTCTAAAGAAGTAGTTACTCGTAAAGATTGTAAGAGAGGATAGGCACAATCATCGAGCTCCATACGCACTCCAGAAAGGGCTCTCTCCATTCCGGGAAGATCATATATACGCAAATCAATGCCACAATCACTACCAAATACATCGCCATGAGCAAGAGCAAACAAAAAGCTATAAGCAATTTGTCCTGTACCTCCTGTTACGGCAACATGTACTACACGTGATAACTTCATAAATCATGACTCCCTAAACATCATTATCATCTTTAAATATACACAACCAAAAGTACTGGCATCTCTTTTAAATACCACCATGGAAAAATAAGTTAAAAGAACTCTACATTTATTTCACAGCACTTCACATCAGAATTTACAACTGATGTTTCCATTCTGTTCCTGTCACATCCTAGTTCTGCCTCTAAATCCCTAAGAAGAGCTACATTGAAAGATGAACAATAAAAACACAAGTAGGAAAGTAATTAAACGTATAAAAAAGAAAAAATTAAGAGTAGTTTACAACACCCCGATAATTCATAGCCCTAAATTCCATTACTAGCAGCCCTCTTCACCCTTATCAATATAGCCTAGGCATCCCAAAAAACATCCAGAACATATACGAATACAAAAACATAGCTTTTCATCTTGATTTAAAAAATAAGGAACGCTTGACAACAATCATCAAGATACTAACGTATCAAGGATAAGCTACACTTTAAACCTTAACCATTCAAATCTAGGTTAAAAAGCTTGAGCATGGCCTCTGCTTCAGAAAAAGCCTCTTCTGGGGATTTCCCTTGCATAATCTGCAAAATTTGTTGAGCAAGTTCTTTACCCAGAACAACTCCTTCCTGATCAAAAGAGTTAATCCCCCAACAAAAACCCTGAAATACGATTTTATGTTCGTAAAAAGCTAAAAGAGCCCCCAAAGTATAAGGTTCTAGTCTATCAGCAACTAGAAGAGATGAGGGACGGTTACCAGGGAATGTCTTATTTGGATTCGTATGGGGTTTCCCCTTAGCTAAAGCAAGCGCCTGAGCTATCATATTAGCAAAAAGTTTCTGAGAAGAACTGCTCCCCTCAAGAACACGATCCCATCCTCGTTGATTCTTACGAAAACCAATAAACTCTATAGGAGCAATATCACTACCTTGATGGAGATATTGGAAAAAGGAATGTTGGCTATTGGTCCCTACCTCGCCCCAAAGAATCGGACTTGTAGGAAAGCCAATTTTCTCCCCTGTTTGAGAAACACTTTTTCCATTGGACTCCATAGCACATTGTTGCAAATGCTCAGGGAAATGAACTAACCCTGTAGCATAAGGAACCACTACTGCCGTAGGATAACGTAGAAAATTACGATTCCAAATTCCCAGCATGGCGGACAGCATAGGAAGATTTTTATACATACGTGGTTCCAAAGCTAGTGCATCCATAGCGGCAGCGCCATGCAGGAATTGGATAAAAACATCAATGCCAAAGGCAAAGCCTAAAACCACTCCCCCAACCATAGAAGTAGAAGAGTATCTTCCTCCAATGCTATCCCACATGTGAAAAACTTCTAAGTATTTCTCTGTGGTATCCATTGGACTGCCTTCACAAGTTACAGCAATACAATGATCTCGAAACTTTAATCCCTGTTTCTCAAAATACTCAGAAATCAGTTCCTCATTCACAGCAGTTTCTAAGGTAGTCCCTGATTTAGATACCGTAACCACTAAAGTTTTAGAACAATCTATCTGCTGTAAAACTTCTGCTACATTATCAGGATCAATATTGGATACAAAATACACACGTTTATCCGAAGGATAACACCCAAGCAATGCTGTATACATAGCCTTAGGTCCTAATTCAGAACCCCCTATACCAATCTGTACCAAAGTCGTAAAAGAAGAGCGTGTCTTGATTAAAAATTTCTCCAAACGCTGAACTTCGATTTTTGACCTTAATGCAATATCTGCAGCCTCTCCCTGCAAAGGCAAATCCCTTACCCAAGCACGCGTTGCTGTATGCAAAGCAGGACGCGACTCACTAGGAAAATGATCAATATAATTCACAACTTCGCCATTTTGCATCGCTTGCATCGTCTCATGCAGACCACGCTCACTAGCTAAATCAGACAATGCTGATAAAATCCCTTCATTTACACGTTCTGTAGCATAACTTAGGGTAAATCCCTCTATAGATAGGGAGAAATTCTCTATACGCTCACGAGAAACCACACCTGGAGCAGTGAGATCCACAGGATTTATAGCTAAATCTTGCAATATCTGTGTTGAGGAGCAATCTAAAAAGCTCTTCCTATCCATGATTTACCTCATCGCTTAAAAACTACATAATTACATATACTGCAAATTATACAAGAGGAAGTTGACCCTAAATGAATATCACAAAATTTAGTAATACCATTGTAGAACAATTTATCCTTTTTTTATCTGTTGACCGCGGCCTAAGTCCAAATTCTATCTCCTCTTATCATCGAGACATTCAGCTATTTCTAAAAATTACCGCCATTACATCACCCGAAGAAATTTCACAAGATAGTGTTTGTTTTTTTGTAGAAACATTACATCAACGCAAGGAAGCAGAATCTACCCTAGCACGTCGTCTCATTGCTCTAAAAGTATTTTTCCGTTTCCTCAAGGAAGCGCGTCTCCTTTCCCACACTCCTAGAATTGAACATCCTAAAGTTTGGAAACGGCTACCTTCAGTGCTTTCCCTTAAGGAAGTCGATGCCCTTCTCCAAGTTCCAATCTCCTTGCAAATCACGCCAGCTATTGCTTCTCGTGATAGTGCAATTCTTTATACTCTGTACTCAACAGGTATCCGTGTTTCTGAACTCTGTGGATTATGTATTAGCGATGTTAGCGACAAATATATTCGCGTAACAGGCAAAGGAGAAAAAACACGCCTCATTCCCCTAGGAAGATTAGCTAACCAAGCTATAGATACTTATCTATGTTCCTTTCGTGAATATTTTCAAAAACATTCTCCAGAAGAACCCCACCTCTTTCTTTCTATAAGAGGAAAAAAACTTGAACGCTCCTGTGTATGGAGAAGAATCCATTACTACGCTAAACAGGTTACCCACAAACGTGTATCCCCTCACTCCTTAAGGCACGCTTTTGCTACCCATCTACTAAATAATAAAGCTGATCTCCGCGTTATTCAAGAAATGCTTGGTCATGCTTGTATTGCTTCTACAGAAGTCTATACCCATGTGGCTGCTGACTC encodes:
- a CDS encoding pyruvoyl-dependent arginine decarboxylase, whose translation is MQQGTRYPTLAFHTGGTGESDDGIPPQPFETFCYDSALLQAKIENFNVVPYTSVLPKELFGNIVPVDQCVKSFKHGAVLEVIMAGHGADTTSGTHAIATGIGICWGQDKDGNLIGGWAAEYVEFFPTWINDEIAESHAKMWLKKSLQHELDLRSVVKHSEFQYFHNYINIKKKYGFSLTALGFLNFEYADPVTIK
- a CDS encoding amino acid permease; protein product: MISYKKNSKKNLGILALAGMVVSSMIGGGIFSLPQNMSASSGAGAIIFAWILTGIGMFFLANTFKILALVRPDLTTGIYMYSREGFGPYIGFTIGWGYWLCQIFGNVGYAVMTMDALNYFFPPYFQGGNTPLAILGGSVLIWVFNFIVLKGVRQASFINIIGTICKLVPLIIFIIITAFFFKLSIFKTDFWGNTATATQPALGPISSQLKSTMLVTLWAFIGIEGAVVMSDRAQSASDVGKATLLGFLGCLCIYILLSLLPFGSLSQYQLSRIPNPSTAGILHILVGKWGEVLMNIGLLIAILSSWLSWTMIVAEIPYSAAKNGTFPEVFALENAYHSPKVSLYVTSALMQIVMLLVYFSADAWNTMLSITGVMVLPAYLSSAAFLVKFSRNKDYPKKSPIKSRAAMFTGMIGVLYSIWLLYAGGLDYLLMAIILLALGIPFYIESGKKNHHAKTFFSKKEIVKITIITLLALLAIFLFSTGKIRF
- a CDS encoding FAD-dependent oxidoreductase — translated: MRIAVLGAGYAGLSVTWHLLLHSQGTATIDLFDPVPISLGASGLSSGLLHAFTGKKAIKPPHADLGITTTHSLITEASKALNIPIVLSNGIIRPARDGEQAEIFMKRAEEFPLELEWWEQARCEMTVPGMVAHLGALFIKNGITINNHAYIHGLWDACANLGTQFYDELIENLEDIREFYDHIIITPGANAQNLPELQHLPLSSVKGQIVEISWPQDIPVPQFSINGHKYIVANTEKHTCILGATFEHNQPEAVPDHTVAYNDIMPPVLSLFPGLQNAEILNYYAGMRSSSATRLPIISRIKDNLWFLGGLGSKGLLYHGLTGDMLAQAVLKQSTAYIAKEFLFTSS
- a CDS encoding malate dehydrogenase; its protein translation is MKLSRVVHVAVTGGTGQIAYSFLFALAHGDVFGSDCGIDLRIYDLPGMERALSGVRMELDDCAYPLLQSLRVTTSLEDAFDGIDVAFLIGAAPRGPGMERSDLLKKNGEIFSIQGSVLNTSAKRSAKVFVVGNPVNTNCWIAMSHAPKLSRKNFHAMLRLDQNRMHSALAHRAEVSLDEVSHAVIWGNHSAKQVPDFTQALISGRPAVEVINDRDWLENIMLPSIQNRGSAVIEARGKSSAASAARALAEAARSIFQPQDGEWFSSGVCSDYNPYGIPEDVVFGFPCRMLPSGDYEIIPGLPWDAFIKNKIQISLDEILQEKSSVSLL
- a CDS encoding glucose-6-phosphate isomerase; translation: MDRKSFLDCSSTQILQDLAINPVDLTAPGVVSRERIENFSLSIEGFTLSYATERVNEGILSALSDLASERGLHETMQAMQNGEVVNYIDHFPSESRPALHTATRAWVRDLPLQGEAADIALRSKIEVQRLEKFLIKTRSSFTTLVQIGIGGSELGPKAMYTALLGCYPSDKRVYFVSNIDPDNVAEVLQQIDCSKTLVVTVSKSGTTLETAVNEELISEYFEKQGLKFRDHCIAVTCEGSPMDTTEKYLEVFHMWDSIGGRYSSTSMVGGVVLGFAFGIDVFIQFLHGAAAMDALALEPRMYKNLPMLSAMLGIWNRNFLRYPTAVVVPYATGLVHFPEHLQQCAMESNGKSVSQTGEKIGFPTSPILWGEVGTNSQHSFFQYLHQGSDIAPIEFIGFRKNQRGWDRVLEGSSSSQKLFANMIAQALALAKGKPHTNPNKTFPGNRPSSLLVADRLEPYTLGALLAFYEHKIVFQGFCWGINSFDQEGVVLGKELAQQILQIMQGKSPEEAFSEAEAMLKLFNLDLNG
- a CDS encoding site-specific tyrosine recombinase XerD; translation: MNITKFSNTIVEQFILFLSVDRGLSPNSISSYHRDIQLFLKITAITSPEEISQDSVCFFVETLHQRKEAESTLARRLIALKVFFRFLKEARLLSHTPRIEHPKVWKRLPSVLSLKEVDALLQVPISLQITPAIASRDSAILYTLYSTGIRVSELCGLCISDVSDKYIRVTGKGEKTRLIPLGRLANQAIDTYLCSFREYFQKHSPEEPHLFLSIRGKKLERSCVWRRIHYYAKQVTHKRVSPHSLRHAFATHLLNNKADLRVIQEMLGHACIASTEVYTHVAADSLMQNFLTYHPRNNP